One window from the genome of Carassius carassius unplaced genomic scaffold, fCarCar2.1 SCAFFOLD_101, whole genome shotgun sequence encodes:
- the LOC132137466 gene encoding cytokine-like protein 1: MSAQMRLVSFIFILALIWFSSCAPPTCYSRTLGLSKVIMRALNRTHNSSRTKTCAEFLPKMFLDVHNSCIRSKLRDFLYVTENLPTEYCRERPLIRLLKRRVRTLYSIITRACYRDLVFYTDDCEALETGNISPRYSEDRLEHVIEDA; the protein is encoded by the exons ATGAGCGCGCAGATGAGACTCGTTTCCTTCATCTTTATTCTCGCTTTGATTTGGTTCTCGAGCTGCGCGCCCCCGACCTGTTACTCGCGCACTCTGGGGCTCAGCAAAGTCATCATGAGAGCTTTGAACAGAACACATAATTCCAGTCGCACG AAAACATGCGCCGAGTTTTTGCCAAAGATGTTTCTAGACGTGCAC AACTCCTGCATCCGATCGAAGCTGCGTGATTTCTTGTATGTGACGGAGAATCTCCCGACTGAATACTGCCGAGAGCGTCCTCTCATCCGGCTCCTGAAGCGCCGCGTCCGGACCCTGTACTCCATCATCACTCGCGCCTGCTATCGG gatctGGTGTTTTACACAGATGACTGTGAGGCTCTGGAAACAGGAAACATCAGTCCACGATACTCAGAGGACCGGCTGGAACACGTGATAGAGGACGCCTGA